From one Microbacterium sp. 10M-3C3 genomic stretch:
- a CDS encoding RDD family protein: MTAAAEAPVRPDDDLGDPAFAARLGVVSARPGVRVWAFVIDALVWLLLAAPAVLGAMLLTGGDVSWGPVTLLAVGAAAPSVFALLQLVLHGRRGVTVGKASMRLRSVSVRDLGRPGFWRVVLRALVLAASSLVPMIGPVILLSSGLWDREGRGRSILDRIGGCWLIDARAGLDPFDQRALRRAVRELELPLREVAEALPSLASGAALETDRPAAAERRSRAAVVGLAGGPWSEPPPPAPDGLIADVPRHTHHLVFEDGSTVAVPEFGLLGRAPEPPVGRTADVLLTLEDPQKLLSKTHLAFGADPRGVWIADQGSSNGTVVIAADGTETTLVPGAQVGLEPGSVVRAGGRMFQVRQGSPTA, encoded by the coding sequence ATGACCGCAGCCGCCGAGGCGCCCGTGCGTCCCGACGACGACCTCGGCGACCCCGCGTTCGCCGCACGACTGGGGGTCGTGTCCGCCCGGCCCGGCGTGCGGGTGTGGGCCTTCGTCATCGACGCGCTCGTGTGGCTGCTGCTGGCCGCCCCCGCGGTCCTCGGCGCGATGCTGCTGACCGGCGGCGACGTCTCGTGGGGCCCGGTGACCCTCCTCGCCGTCGGGGCCGCGGCGCCCAGCGTGTTCGCCCTGCTGCAGCTCGTGCTGCACGGCCGGCGGGGCGTCACCGTCGGCAAGGCGTCGATGCGCCTGCGCTCGGTCTCGGTGCGCGACCTCGGCCGTCCCGGGTTCTGGCGTGTCGTGCTGCGCGCCCTCGTCCTCGCGGCGAGCTCCCTCGTCCCCATGATCGGCCCCGTCATCCTCCTGTCCTCGGGCCTGTGGGACCGCGAAGGCCGGGGACGCAGCATCCTGGACCGGATCGGCGGATGCTGGCTGATCGACGCGCGCGCCGGACTCGACCCGTTCGACCAGCGTGCGCTGCGTCGCGCCGTCCGCGAGCTCGAGCTGCCCCTGCGCGAAGTCGCCGAGGCGCTGCCGTCCCTCGCATCAGGCGCCGCCCTGGAGACCGACCGACCTGCCGCCGCGGAACGGCGTTCGCGCGCCGCGGTCGTGGGCCTCGCGGGCGGTCCATGGAGCGAGCCGCCGCCGCCGGCGCCCGACGGACTCATCGCGGATGTCCCGCGCCACACGCACCACCTCGTCTTCGAGGACGGCTCGACTGTAGCCGTTCCCGAGTTCGGCCTGCTCGGTCGCGCGCCCGAGCCCCCCGTGGGCCGGACCGCCGACGTGCTGCTCACGCTGGAGGACCCGCAGAAGCTGCTGTCCAAGACGCATCTGGCCTTCGGCGCCGACCCGCGCGGTGTGTGGATCGCCGATCAGGGATCGAGCAACGGCACCGTCGTGATCGCGGCCGACGGCACCGAGACCACGCTGGTCCCCGGCGCGCAGGTGGGTCTGGAGCCCGGCAGCGTCGTGCGCGCGGGCGGCCGCATGTTCCAGGTCCGACAGGGGAGCCCCACGGCATGA
- a CDS encoding DUF5684 domain-containing protein, with the protein MNSDSVGLLLGLMTFVLIVVLYVWQSLALAALFRKAGEQSWKGWVPILNQATVLQLGGFSPWLILVALIPGVGGIVAWVLLIVAAHRINRDFGYGAGMTVLAALLFIIWASVLGFGSARWIGAGAAPTPGPARRGPDASPFAAPAPAAVAPPAAAPHAPETARVTLPSPAAGAAAPAASAWAPAAAPSFGPSAGPPPIPPRPLPTVGPAAADPADDDAVDSGDRVAGRAPSAAPAAPAPIAPIASVPGIRPSLSGPNGAETPVAPVHDVPAPAEAPASPQPDAAPAAGADASREPEPEPWAPPPPALRSPAPAAADDTFPELSEAISAVAGAPDAGAPRSARASVSALYAQPEIPADAPAAAASVDDDRADDTDDDDLEALDRTVIARRRRIPWALIPPGGSPIELASDVVILGRRPAADPAHPGAQLIAIPDETRTVSKTHARLELRGDTWYVTDLDSTNGVLFATLMGTEVEAQPGQEIEAGDRFFLGDAEVRLTRSDG; encoded by the coding sequence ATGAACTCGGATTCCGTCGGGCTCCTCCTGGGGCTGATGACCTTCGTCCTGATCGTCGTCCTGTACGTCTGGCAGTCCCTCGCGCTCGCGGCGCTCTTCCGCAAGGCGGGGGAGCAGTCCTGGAAGGGCTGGGTGCCGATCCTCAACCAGGCGACCGTGCTGCAGCTGGGCGGATTCTCGCCGTGGCTCATCCTCGTCGCGCTCATCCCCGGTGTCGGCGGCATCGTCGCGTGGGTGCTGCTGATCGTCGCCGCCCACCGCATCAACCGCGACTTCGGCTACGGCGCCGGCATGACGGTGCTCGCCGCTTTGCTCTTCATCATCTGGGCCAGCGTCCTGGGCTTCGGGTCGGCGCGGTGGATCGGCGCGGGCGCCGCGCCGACTCCCGGGCCCGCGCGGCGCGGTCCCGACGCCAGTCCGTTCGCGGCGCCCGCGCCCGCCGCCGTCGCGCCGCCGGCGGCTGCCCCGCACGCGCCCGAGACCGCGCGTGTGACGCTCCCTTCGCCCGCGGCGGGTGCGGCCGCGCCCGCGGCGTCGGCGTGGGCGCCCGCTGCCGCGCCGTCGTTCGGCCCGTCCGCGGGGCCGCCTCCGATCCCGCCCCGCCCGCTGCCGACCGTCGGCCCTGCCGCGGCGGATCCGGCCGACGACGATGCCGTCGACTCCGGCGACCGCGTCGCCGGACGAGCGCCATCCGCCGCGCCCGCCGCACCGGCGCCGATCGCGCCGATCGCCTCGGTGCCGGGCATCCGCCCGTCGCTGTCCGGGCCGAACGGAGCCGAGACGCCCGTCGCGCCCGTCCACGACGTGCCGGCGCCTGCTGAGGCCCCGGCGTCGCCGCAGCCGGATGCGGCGCCGGCTGCCGGTGCCGACGCGTCGCGCGAGCCCGAACCCGAGCCGTGGGCACCCCCGCCGCCCGCGCTGCGCTCGCCCGCGCCCGCCGCCGCGGACGACACGTTCCCGGAGCTGTCGGAGGCGATCTCGGCGGTGGCCGGCGCACCCGATGCCGGAGCGCCGCGCTCGGCGCGCGCGTCTGTTTCGGCGCTGTACGCGCAGCCGGAGATCCCCGCGGACGCGCCGGCCGCGGCCGCATCCGTGGACGACGACCGCGCCGACGACACGGACGATGACGACCTCGAGGCCCTCGATCGCACCGTCATCGCGCGACGCCGTCGCATCCCGTGGGCGCTGATCCCCCCGGGCGGGTCTCCGATCGAGCTCGCTTCAGACGTGGTGATCCTCGGCCGGCGGCCGGCGGCCGACCCGGCGCATCCGGGCGCGCAGCTCATCGCGATCCCCGACGAGACCCGTACCGTGTCCAAGACGCACGCGCGGCTCGAGCTGCGCGGCGACACATGGTACGTGACCGATCTCGACTCGACCAACGGCGTGCTCTTCGCGACGCTCATGGGCACCGAGGTGGAGGCGCAGCCCGGTCAGGAGATCGAGGCGGGCGACCGCTTCTTCCTCGGCGACGCGGAGGTGCGGCTCACCCGGAGCGACGGATGA